A genome region from Candidatus Melainabacteria bacterium includes the following:
- the pnp gene encoding polyribonucleotide nucleotidyltransferase, whose protein sequence is MQSQQTVFEVDGKQITVRTGRLAKQASGSVEVYSGDSMVLVTATESKTIRDGIDYFPLLVDYEEKLYSVGRVPGSFGRREGKMPDKAVLISRLIDRPIRPLFPEGYRNDVQVTAIAMSADHEHPTDTLAMLGASVAIGLAGLPFNGPIGAVRVGRVNGKFIGNPSYSQMEESDIDLVVAGTESSIMMVEAGCKLVTEKDILAAIDYAHNIIKKQVEVQRNFFRSLGVQQKSFEAPPKKEGLKELIIEHCTDKLKQSMAGVTDKAVRNGFIDEAKAALKAAIEQLPEEHVLKTVSDRTIAEYLEEVEAEIMRAQVLDTGARADGRRCDEIRPITIECGILPRTHGTGLFTRGTTQVLSVATLGIGSDAQRLDSIDPQTEKRYMHHYNFPGFSVGEVKPNRGPGRREIGHGALAERAIIPVLPSQADFPYTIRVVSEVLESNGSTSMASTCGSSLALADAGVPISHTVGGIAMGLILEGDKFAILSDIQGLEDFLGDMDFKVAGSRDGITALQMDIKIEGISLAIMHLALEQAKRGRLHIIDKMEAVMPRPRTEMSKWAPRIITLHIHPEDIGTVIGPGGKMIRRIIEETGATIDIEDDGTVLVGSVDQAGGEAARDWIQRLVQRIEVNGVYEGRVTRIIPMGCFVEVLPGKEGMVHISQLENHRVEKVEDVVSIGQRVVVKVREIDDRNRVNLTMKGVSDEEKAQFAPKG, encoded by the coding sequence ATGCAAAGTCAACAAACTGTTTTTGAAGTAGACGGAAAGCAAATCACGGTGAGAACAGGGCGTCTCGCCAAGCAAGCCTCAGGATCTGTTGAGGTTTACAGCGGTGATTCGATGGTGCTTGTTACTGCTACGGAGAGCAAGACTATTCGCGACGGTATCGATTATTTCCCGCTTCTGGTTGACTACGAAGAGAAGTTGTACTCAGTTGGTCGAGTGCCTGGCAGCTTCGGACGCCGTGAAGGCAAGATGCCCGACAAGGCTGTATTGATCAGTCGTTTGATTGACAGACCGATTCGACCGCTGTTTCCAGAAGGTTACAGAAATGATGTGCAAGTAACAGCGATTGCCATGAGCGCAGATCATGAGCATCCGACCGACACGCTGGCGATGCTCGGAGCTTCAGTGGCAATTGGGCTGGCCGGCTTGCCTTTCAACGGACCTATCGGTGCCGTACGCGTCGGACGTGTCAATGGCAAGTTTATTGGCAACCCGAGCTACTCACAGATGGAAGAGTCTGACATCGACCTGGTCGTTGCCGGCACAGAAAGCTCGATCATGATGGTTGAAGCTGGTTGCAAGCTGGTCACTGAGAAGGACATTCTCGCTGCCATCGACTACGCTCACAACATAATCAAGAAGCAGGTGGAAGTTCAGCGCAACTTTTTTCGCAGCCTTGGTGTTCAACAAAAGTCATTCGAAGCGCCGCCGAAAAAGGAAGGACTCAAAGAGCTCATCATTGAGCACTGCACAGACAAGCTCAAGCAATCAATGGCCGGAGTCACAGACAAAGCTGTGCGAAACGGATTCATCGATGAAGCAAAAGCGGCGCTCAAGGCGGCAATCGAGCAGCTTCCAGAAGAGCATGTATTGAAGACTGTTTCCGACAGGACCATCGCTGAGTACCTGGAGGAAGTGGAAGCCGAGATCATGCGCGCTCAGGTTCTAGACACAGGCGCAAGAGCCGACGGGCGACGCTGCGATGAGATTCGACCGATCACCATTGAATGTGGCATATTGCCCAGAACTCACGGTACCGGCTTGTTTACACGGGGCACCACTCAGGTGTTGTCTGTAGCAACACTTGGTATCGGCAGTGACGCGCAAAGATTGGATTCAATCGATCCTCAGACAGAGAAGCGCTACATGCACCATTACAACTTCCCCGGTTTCTCAGTCGGCGAAGTTAAACCAAATCGCGGTCCAGGACGTCGCGAAATCGGGCATGGTGCTCTTGCTGAAAGAGCCATCATTCCGGTGCTGCCAAGTCAGGCAGATTTCCCGTATACGATTCGCGTCGTCTCTGAAGTGCTTGAATCAAACGGCTCAACATCTATGGCTTCGACTTGCGGATCGAGTCTGGCTCTCGCTGACGCTGGAGTACCTATCTCGCACACAGTTGGTGGTATCGCCATGGGTCTGATCCTGGAAGGCGACAAGTTCGCGATTCTCTCTGATATTCAAGGTCTTGAAGACTTCCTCGGCGACATGGACTTTAAGGTAGCCGGTTCCAGAGACGGCATCACTGCCTTGCAGATGGATATCAAAATCGAAGGAATCTCCCTGGCTATCATGCACCTGGCTCTAGAGCAGGCAAAACGTGGCAGACTGCACATCATCGACAAGATGGAAGCTGTCATGCCGAGACCAAGAACAGAGATGTCAAAATGGGCACCTCGCATTATCACTCTGCACATTCATCCTGAAGACATCGGTACCGTGATTGGACCGGGTGGCAAAATGATTCGTCGCATCATCGAAGAGACCGGCGCCACCATCGACATTGAAGATGACGGCACCGTGCTCGTTGGTAGTGTCGACCAAGCTGGTGGCGAGGCTGCTCGCGACTGGATTCAGCGCCTCGTGCAACGCATCGAAGTGAACGGAGTCTATGAAGGACGTGTCACTCGCATAATTCCGATGGGCTGCTTCGTTGAAGTTCTGCCAGGAAAAGAAGGCATGGTGCACATCTCTCAACTGGAAAATCACCGTGTGGAAAAAGTTGAAGACGTAGTCTCAATCGGTCAACGCGTGGTGGTCAAAGTAAGAGAGATTGACGATCGCAATCGCGTCAACCTGACCATGAAAGGCGTCAGTGATGAAGAGAAGGCTCAATTCGCTCCCAAGGGCTAA
- a CDS encoding HU family DNA-binding protein — translation MNKAELAAEIAARTNNTKKSVEEMLAAFTDVVTEVVAKGDRVTLVGFGTFERRNRNARETNNPQKPGEKIKVPAKRVPAFAPGKEFKERVDHK, via the coding sequence GTGAACAAAGCAGAATTAGCTGCAGAAATCGCCGCTCGCACTAACAACACGAAGAAATCCGTGGAAGAGATGCTCGCTGCATTTACAGATGTTGTAACCGAAGTAGTCGCCAAGGGCGATCGTGTAACTCTCGTTGGATTCGGCACTTTCGAGCGTCGTAACCGTAACGCTCGTGAAACGAACAACCCACAAAAACCTGGCGAAAAGATCAAAGTTCCAGCGAAGCGCGTACCTGCTTTCGCACCTGGAAAAGAATTCAAAGAAAGAGTCGACCACAAATAA
- the rsfS gene encoding ribosome silencing factor, producing MDSRQATFAAANAAEAKKSLSTVVLDVRQVTLIADYFVIAGGDSTNQVRAIVDSVDEALSKLGYRQRSIEGKADGRWVLLDYGDIIVHVLHEKERNFYKLEQFWNNGLIVPKVEWERSE from the coding sequence ATAGATTCGCGCCAGGCGACCTTTGCGGCCGCGAACGCCGCGGAAGCAAAGAAATCGCTTAGCACAGTCGTGTTGGATGTAAGGCAGGTAACCCTTATAGCTGATTATTTTGTGATTGCTGGGGGTGATTCGACCAACCAGGTACGAGCCATCGTCGACTCAGTCGACGAGGCGCTTTCCAAGTTGGGCTATCGGCAGCGCTCAATCGAAGGCAAGGCTGACGGAAGATGGGTGCTTCTGGACTACGGTGATATTATCGTTCACGTCCTTCATGAGAAAGAGCGGAACTTCTACAAACTAGAGCAGTTTTGGAATAACGGCTTGATTGTGCCAAAAGTGGAGTGGGAGCGTTCAGAATAG
- a CDS encoding response regulator, giving the protein MEMESISVSNTTASTETSERLVLLIAHNKAEQDLCRNAILAQSQLYGVETATNAEEALAKLQTGRFDVIVMDYELPDNINGELVQTLHKAVPHCPMIVITSVDSPELALKILLSGASDYLPKITEYQKFLPRSITTNLQRAMLLENLRETYQRVEQSSKDEALLNRLIVSIHGSLDLEDIVDKAVQSLSGEFKISRAIICLTSDPTSSMRIVRQLTPEGVDAISEKSSLFSQYHDLLLDVGERRPLVVMQDDTFAFAKDVRAELIQFQILSMIMVPLVYRGRLMGLLHLDQCDYARCWTVGEINLLTRIANQLSIAISQARLYQIVETQSTSIDKLTELCSQLSTVVNSTREITERNESREKVRVQLSTREIEVLRNVAAGLSNREIAETLHITEGTTEVHVSRLRKKLNLGSRAALVRYAYENHLC; this is encoded by the coding sequence ATGGAGATGGAGTCAATTTCTGTGAGTAACACTACAGCTAGCACTGAAACCAGTGAACGGCTCGTGTTACTGATTGCCCACAACAAAGCAGAGCAAGATCTCTGTCGCAACGCCATCCTGGCGCAATCTCAGCTGTACGGAGTAGAAACTGCAACCAACGCCGAAGAAGCGCTTGCCAAGTTGCAAACAGGCCGCTTTGACGTCATCGTTATGGATTACGAACTGCCTGACAACATCAACGGCGAGTTGGTTCAAACTCTCCATAAGGCAGTACCGCACTGTCCGATGATAGTAATCACAAGCGTCGACAGTCCCGAGCTCGCCCTGAAGATATTGCTTTCAGGCGCAAGCGACTATTTGCCGAAGATTACCGAATATCAGAAATTTTTGCCCAGATCGATCACGACTAATTTGCAAAGAGCCATGTTACTCGAGAATCTGCGCGAAACCTACCAGCGCGTCGAGCAGTCATCCAAAGACGAAGCTCTTCTCAATCGTCTCATTGTCAGCATCCACGGTTCTCTCGACCTGGAAGATATTGTCGACAAAGCAGTACAAAGCCTCTCCGGCGAATTCAAAATTTCACGTGCAATCATTTGTTTGACCTCTGATCCGACAAGCAGCATGCGCATAGTCAGACAGTTGACTCCAGAAGGAGTGGATGCGATCTCAGAAAAGAGTTCTCTCTTTTCTCAATATCACGATCTGCTGCTCGATGTCGGTGAGCGGCGTCCTCTCGTGGTTATGCAAGACGACACTTTCGCCTTTGCTAAAGATGTAAGAGCAGAACTGATTCAGTTCCAGATTCTATCCATGATCATGGTGCCACTCGTTTATCGAGGACGGTTGATGGGGCTTTTACATCTGGACCAGTGCGACTACGCACGCTGCTGGACAGTAGGCGAAATCAACTTGCTGACGCGCATCGCCAACCAGCTCTCGATTGCCATAAGCCAGGCAAGACTCTATCAAATCGTTGAAACACAAAGTACCAGCATCGATAAGCTAACCGAGCTGTGCAGCCAGTTGAGCACGGTTGTTAACTCAACAAGAGAAATTACCGAGCGCAATGAGAGTCGTGAGAAAGTTCGTGTTCAACTGAGCACCCGCGAAATTGAGGTCTTAAGGAATGTGGCTGCAGGTCTTTCAAATAGAGAGATCGCAGAAACACTGCACATCACGGAAGGCACCACCGAAGTACACGTAAGCCGCCTGCGGAAGAAGCTAAACCTGGGCAGCAGAGCCGCTCTCGTGCGCTACGCTTACGAGAATCATCTCTGTTAA
- a CDS encoding 30S ribosomal protein S15: MLLQERKQEVIEAHRVHAKDTGSPEVQVAMLTERINQLTEHLRSHPKDFHSRRGLLMMVGKRRRLLQYISRESQDRYKSLIEKLGLRR; the protein is encoded by the coding sequence ATGCTTTTACAAGAACGCAAGCAAGAAGTTATCGAAGCGCACCGCGTACACGCCAAAGATACCGGCTCCCCTGAAGTGCAGGTGGCGATGCTGACAGAGCGCATCAACCAGTTGACCGAACACCTTCGGTCGCACCCGAAAGATTTCCACAGCCGTCGCGGACTGCTAATGATGGTTGGCAAAAGACGTAGGCTCCTGCAGTACATCAGCAGAGAAAGCCAGGACCGATACAAGAGCCTGATCGAAAAGCTCGGACTAAGACGGTAA